The sequence TAATCCAGAATTGCCAGAAATGTGTTGGCGATTTGCTACTAGGCAAAAGCGCGCTTGGCAGCGATGGCGTTTCCGGCTCGGCTGGCGGCCTTGCGTCCGAGATGCTGAGAGATGAATTGTCCTGCCTCAACCACCGCATCGAGATTGATACCCGTTTCAATCCCTAACCCTTGCATCATATACAACACATCTTCCGTCGCCACGTTACCGGTGGCGCCCTTAGCGTACGGGCAACCGCCCAAACCGGCCACTGACGCGTGATAGATTGAAATGCCGACATCCAGACTGGCGTAGATATTCGCTAGCGCCTGACCGTAAGTGTCATGAAAATGGCCCGACAAACGATCCACCGGGAATTCCTGCACCAATCGTTGCATGACCGCCTTCACCTTGTTGGGAGTTGCCACACCGATCGTATCGGCAATGTCAATCTCGTCGCAACCAAGATCGCGCATGCGGTGCAACACATCCACCACCGCATCAATACTGACTTCGCCCTGATACGGACAACCAAAAACGCAACTAATACTGCCGCGCAAACGTTTTCCCGCTTGTTTAGCGGTCAGGGCGACGTCACGAAACCGTTCGATTGATTCGGCAATTGAGCAATTGATATTTTTTTGCGAGAACGCTTCCGATGCCGATCCGAAAATCACCATTTCATCAGCACCCGCCGTCAAGGCAGCTTCGAGGCCCTTCATATTCGGAACCAAGGCTGAATAAATTACGCCCGGTTGCCGGATGATGCCCGCCATCACTTCGGTGGATGTCGCCATTTGCGGCACCCATTTAGGCGATACAAAGGAGGCCGCTTCAATGTTGACAAAACCTGCCGCGGTCAGTTGATTGACCAGTGCAATCTTGATTTCTGCAGGAATGGTCTCTTTTTCGTTTTGCAAACCGTCACGTGGGCCGACTTCAACGATTTTAACTTTGCTTGGGAATGTCATTTTACGATCCTCGCTATTCTTATGATTTTAATATCCGATGATTTAATAGCCGTTGATACGGTCTACAACCCCGGTGACCGCCTCACCGCGTTGCAGCGCACGGATTTTTTCGCTGATTTGTTGAATCGTGTCTAGTTCCACCGATGCTGCTGCGAAATGCGGCGTAATGGTAATGCGCGGTTCCTGCCAGTAAGGATGCTCGGACGGTAATGGTTCTTGCTGAAATACATCCAGTGTTGCACCGGCGATATGACCGGTTTTGACCAGCGCCAGCAAATCGTCTTCCACCAGATGACCGCCACGGGCAACGTTAATCACATACGCACCTCTGGAACCCCCGGTGTGTTCAGTGCCACTCTGTAATTTTTGCAGATTTTCACGATTGATGATGCCGGTGGTTTCTGGCGTCAGCGGCAGGATGCAGACCAACACCCGCGAGGCCCGCAAAAACGCATCAAGACCGTCTTCGCCCGCATAACAACGCATGCCGGGCAAGTCTTTCTGAGTGCGACTCCAACCATTCAACGGAAACTCAAAATGCCTGACCGCGTCGGCAATCCGTACACCCAACACGCCAAGACCCAAAATACCGACGCTAAAATCCTGCTTGTTATTG is a genomic window of Glaciimonas sp. CA11.2 containing:
- a CDS encoding hydroxymethylglutaryl-CoA lyase is translated as MTFPSKVKIVEVGPRDGLQNEKETIPAEIKIALVNQLTAAGFVNIEAASFVSPKWVPQMATSTEVMAGIIRQPGVIYSALVPNMKGLEAALTAGADEMVIFGSASEAFSQKNINCSIAESIERFRDVALTAKQAGKRLRGSISCVFGCPYQGEVSIDAVVDVLHRMRDLGCDEIDIADTIGVATPNKVKAVMQRLVQEFPVDRLSGHFHDTYGQALANIYASLDVGISIYHASVAGLGGCPYAKGATGNVATEDVLYMMQGLGIETGINLDAVVEAGQFISQHLGRKAASRAGNAIAAKRAFA
- a CDS encoding glyoxylate/hydroxypyruvate reductase A, which encodes MKIIYYAPPGSGLDDWLEMVAKAMPEAECRLWSEGDTDHADYALVFAPPAAMLRGRHDLKGIFNLGAGVDAIFQLGNAFPDGVPLIRVDDAGMAIQMAEYVTHALLGYYRRFALYQQQASQGEWRRLSRNNKQDFSVGILGLGVLGVRIADAVRHFEFPLNGWSRTQKDLPGMRCYAGEDGLDAFLRASRVLVCILPLTPETTGIINRENLQKLQSGTEHTGGSRGAYVINVARGGHLVEDDLLALVKTGHIAGATLDVFQQEPLPSEHPYWQEPRITITPHFAAASVELDTIQQISEKIRALQRGEAVTGVVDRINGY